A section of the Streptomyces sp. SLBN-118 genome encodes:
- a CDS encoding DUF4007 family protein, with the protein MSDSRLGEAALFAFARHETFAPRFGWLHKAYMQVKSDQGAFLAADAPVLLGVGKNMVNAMRYWSRAFKLTREHSPSKGTQAKFSYPTWEARWLLDEDGADPYLEETGSLWLLHWWLVSSRPGAKSHAPAWYTAFHLAPFSRFTTADMTQVVTRHVNFSYDKSPEEASIVRDIDCITKMYARSAPEKAGSPGSYEDLLACPFRDLDLLTFVGTRGKPEWQFTSGHRTSLPARVLAYACLDYAAKFSRQANSISVARLANEPGSPGRAFRVRENEIVNALQKVTADHQQLNLTEAVGQRSLAFTADPFDLAWEVLDEQYDFVTRRPGFPTREEWAAKFPKLTKAEQKELTTKATDATDTTEMLFAEETA; encoded by the coding sequence ATGTCAGACAGCCGGCTTGGGGAAGCCGCCCTTTTTGCCTTCGCGCGACACGAAACTTTCGCGCCCCGCTTCGGCTGGCTGCACAAGGCGTACATGCAGGTCAAAAGCGACCAGGGTGCGTTCCTCGCGGCCGACGCGCCGGTGTTGCTCGGTGTGGGCAAAAACATGGTCAACGCCATGCGCTACTGGTCACGTGCGTTCAAGCTGACCCGCGAGCACTCGCCTTCGAAGGGCACACAGGCCAAGTTCTCCTATCCCACCTGGGAAGCCCGCTGGCTTCTGGACGAGGACGGTGCGGACCCGTATCTGGAGGAGACGGGCAGCCTGTGGCTGCTGCACTGGTGGCTGGTCTCTTCCCGCCCCGGAGCCAAGAGTCACGCGCCGGCCTGGTACACGGCCTTCCACCTGGCTCCGTTCTCCCGTTTTACGACCGCAGACATGACGCAGGTGGTCACCCGGCATGTGAACTTCTCCTACGACAAGAGTCCGGAAGAGGCGTCGATCGTCCGGGACATCGACTGCATCACCAAGATGTATGCGCGCAGCGCCCCGGAGAAGGCCGGCTCGCCGGGCAGCTACGAGGACCTGCTCGCCTGCCCCTTCCGTGACCTTGACCTGCTCACCTTCGTAGGAACGCGCGGCAAGCCCGAGTGGCAGTTCACCAGCGGGCACCGCACCTCACTGCCTGCCCGGGTCCTGGCCTATGCCTGCCTCGACTACGCCGCCAAGTTCTCCCGCCAGGCCAACTCGATCTCCGTGGCCCGCCTCGCCAACGAACCGGGCTCCCCGGGGCGCGCCTTCCGCGTCAGGGAGAACGAGATCGTCAATGCGCTGCAGAAGGTCACTGCGGACCACCAGCAGCTCAACCTGACCGAGGCCGTGGGACAGCGCAGCCTCGCTTTCACGGCCGACCCCTTCGATCTGGCCTGGGAAGTGCTCGACGAGCAGTACGACTTCGTCACCCGCCGTCCGGGCTTCCCCACCCGTGAAGAGTGGGCCGCCAAGTTCCCCAAGCTCACCAAGGCAGAGCAGAAGGAACTCACCACCAAGGCCACGGACGCC
- a CDS encoding cysteine desulfurase family protein, translating to MTNGPNGSDTSYFDYNATAPIRPEALAAVVEAMQSVGNASSMHPPGRQAAHRVDVARRQVADLLGCSPGEIIFTSGATEANNLALRAAFTAGKPLVTSPVEHPAVLETARAVTAESPEDLALLPVGGDGLVDLDALDQVLAARPGGVVSLMAANNETGVLTNLRVAAKTAREAGALLHTDATQIIGRLPADVAEFDVDLLSLSAHKFGGPQGVGALYVRRGTPLPHRPLLVGGGQERGWRAGTLNVAGIIGMGAAAEAASRGLGEEAERVAALRDRLEHLVTGALPECRINGRRDQRLPGVTSFTFPGVPADALLAAMPDVAASEGSACASGAPTPSHVLLAMGLSRADADSTIRFSLGYATTDAEIEYAAQAVKRAVAQVRAALAEADGPR from the coding sequence ATGACGAACGGGCCGAATGGGTCGGATACGTCCTATTTTGACTACAACGCCACCGCTCCGATCCGGCCCGAGGCCCTCGCGGCCGTCGTCGAGGCCATGCAGTCGGTCGGCAACGCCTCAAGCATGCACCCCCCGGGGCGGCAGGCGGCTCATCGGGTCGACGTCGCCCGTCGGCAGGTAGCCGACCTTCTCGGCTGCTCGCCCGGCGAGATCATCTTCACCTCCGGGGCGACCGAAGCGAACAACCTGGCTCTCCGGGCAGCGTTCACCGCTGGAAAGCCCCTCGTCACAAGCCCTGTTGAGCATCCGGCTGTCCTGGAGACGGCTCGCGCGGTCACCGCCGAGAGTCCTGAAGATCTTGCGCTCCTGCCGGTCGGCGGCGACGGCCTGGTGGATCTCGACGCTCTCGATCAGGTCCTCGCCGCGCGTCCTGGGGGAGTGGTCTCCCTGATGGCGGCGAACAACGAGACCGGGGTCCTCACTAACCTCCGCGTCGCGGCCAAGACGGCCCGTGAAGCCGGCGCGCTCCTCCACACGGACGCCACGCAGATCATCGGCCGCTTGCCCGCGGACGTCGCGGAATTCGACGTCGACCTCTTGTCGCTGTCCGCCCACAAGTTCGGCGGACCGCAGGGAGTCGGCGCGCTGTATGTACGGCGTGGGACCCCACTCCCGCACCGTCCGCTCCTCGTGGGTGGCGGACAGGAGCGGGGCTGGCGCGCGGGCACATTGAACGTGGCAGGGATCATCGGCATGGGGGCGGCGGCCGAGGCCGCGTCGCGCGGTCTCGGCGAGGAGGCTGAACGGGTCGCCGCCCTGCGTGACCGCCTCGAACACCTGGTGACCGGCGCCCTGCCCGAATGCCGTATCAACGGTCGGCGCGATCAGCGCCTGCCGGGCGTGACGAGCTTCACCTTCCCTGGAGTGCCGGCGGACGCGCTCCTGGCGGCCATGCCCGACGTCGCCGCTTCGGAGGGCAGCGCGTGTGCATCCGGCGCTCCGACGCCGAGCCACGTGCTCCTGGCGATGGGTTTGTCCCGGGCGGACGCCGACAGCACGATCCGCTTCTCGCTGGGCTACGCCACCACGGATGCCGAGATCGAGTACGCCGCGCAGGCCGTCAAACGCGCCGTGGCGCAAGTTCGTGCCGCGCTGGCCGAAGCCGACGGTCCCCGCTGA